TTCGCCTGGAGATCCGACGGTTCCAGGTTGGAGAGCCGATCAAGGCTGTCCGTCGCATACTGCAGGCGCAATTCGTTGACGCCGGCCGAACCCACCTGCGAGACCAGCGAGGTCACGAGGGAGGTGGTCTTCTCCAGCTTTCTCGATTCCTCCGCCACGTAGTCCGACCCGCGTTGATAGTCGGTGAAGTTGTAACGGACCGACAGGTTGTTCCGGTCATTCAGCCGGTGGGTCAGCTTGCCGAAGAGGATCAGGTTGCGCGTGTCGCGAGCGAAGGCGCCGCTCGCGGTCCGGCCGGCCGCTGGATCGGGCGCCGCCAACCCGTCGTCGTTCGGCGTGAACCCGGTCAGCAGATTCGGGAAGAGGCCGGCTACCGCGTCGTAGTGCCCACGGCCGCGAATGTCACGGATGAACGGCTGCGTTCTCAGCGTCTGATCCCAGGAGATGAAGTAGTGCGTCCGGTTCTCCAGAACCGGCCCGCCGAGGGACGCGCCGCCGTTGTAGCGACGGAACTCGTCGACATCGTAGCGGCTGTCGCCAGCCGAAACGCCACGGTGCGCGTCCAGCGGTGAGCGCGGCAGGCGTGCGCTCATCTGGTTGTTGCGGAAGAACAGGAAGGCGGAACCGGAGTGAACGTTCGTGCCGCTCTTGGTCACGACATTGATGTATCCGCCGCCCGACCGGCCCACCTCCGGCGCATAGCCGCTCGTCACGACCTGGAACTCCTTCACCGATTCTTGCGCGATGACCAGACCGTCGTTCTCGGTCGCTTCGCCGCCCCGGCCGTACCCGAAGAAGGCGCTTTTCGCGTCGGTGCCGTCGATAGTCAAACCCGTGTTGATCCCGCGCTGACCGGCGAGCGAGATTCCGCCGCGTTGCGGTTCGACCTTTACCGTCGGCTTGAGCAGGGCAAACTGAACGAAATCGCGCCCGGAGATCGGCAGCGCGGAGATCTCGGTCTCGTCGACATAGCCGGCCGCGCTGGCTCGTCCCGCTTCGATCAGCGGCGTCTCACCGGTGACGATGATGGTCTCCTCTACCGCGGCCAGCCCGAGGGTGAAGTCGAGTTCGACCACCTGACCGACCAGTAGTTGCACCGCCTCCCGCCGGACCGTCTGGAATCCCGACAGCGCTACCTCCAGGTCGTATCTTCCGCTCGGGACCAGCCGCACCGTGTAGAACCCACGGCCATCGGTGAATTCAGTCCGCGTCAAGCCGCGTTCCACGTCACGCAGCACGACTGTCGCGCCGGGCACGACGGCGCCCGAGTCATCAACCACATGTCCCTGCACCGTCGACAATGACTGCTGCGCCTCGGCCGGCCATACGCCAACCGCTGCCAATCCCAGCAATACCGACCCGGTGACGACCCTCGCCAGCCTCCGCTTCATCAATGGTCCTCCGTTCGGGTGCGGCCCGACGCACGGACCGTCCGTCGATTCGGCCGCCCTACTGACCTGAGAAATGCTACCAACACCGCGTTTCACCCGAATGACGCGCGGGAAAACTCATCGGACGTATACTCGCGCCGTGTTGCCTCCGCTCGACGTCGATGCCGCCGTGCTCGCGAACCATCGACTATCCGGCATCTACAACATCCTCGAGCTTGACGCTCCCGCAATCGCGGAACGGACAGGGCCGGGACAGTTCGTGATGGTCAAGCGGGCGCTCGGGCAGGACCCCTTGTTGCGGCGGCCTTTCTCCGTATTCGAAGTGCTGCGCGACGGGGACGGGACGGTCCGCGGGCTATCGCTTCTGAGCAAGGCAATCGGGACGGTGACGCGGGAGCTGTTCGCCATCGAGCCGGGCGACAGGATCCGGTGCCTCGGACCGCTCGGCCGTTCATTCACGCTGGTCAACCCCCCGGTGGCGGCCTGGATGGTGGCGGGTGGCGTCGGGCTGGCGCCGTTCGCAACACTGGCGGAACAGTTGCGGGAACGAGGGGTAGAGACCGCGCTCTTCTATGGCGGGCGCTCTGCCGACGACCTGTACCGCATACCGTTCTTCGAGCAGCTCGGCGTCCGGGTCGTGTTGACGACCGAAGACGGGACGCGCGGCGAGGCGGGTCGCGTCACCGTGCCTCTGCGCCGGGAACTCGCGGCGGCCGCCGCCGGCCGGCGGCCCGTCCAGGTATATGCCTGCGGACCAACTCCGATGATGCGGGCCGTGGCGGAGCTGACGGCCACGGTCGGCGCTGAGGGTCGGTTCGGCCTCGAGGTGTCGCTGGAACCGGTCATGGGCTGCGGCATGGGCGGTTGCTACAGTTGTGTAGTGCCGGTAACGGGAAACGGCTCACGGTTCGTCCGCGGCTGCGTGGACGGACCGGTCTTCGAGGGAACGCGAGTCGCGTGGGCCGACCTGACCTGAGCATCGACGTTGGCGGCCTTCGCCTGACCAACCCGATCATTGCGGCGAGCGGCTGCTTCGGCTACGGCGTCGAGTACGCGCATCTGGTAGATCTGGCTTCGCTCGGCGGCGTGGCCGTAAAAGGGCTGTTCCTCGAACCCCGCGACGGACATCCTCCCCCCCGCATCGTCGAAACGCCGGCCGGCATGCTGAACGCGATTGGTCTGCAGGGAATCGGCGTCCACCGTTTCGTCGATGAGAAGCTGCCCGCGCTTCGAGATGCGGGCGCCACCGTCATCGTCAACATCTGCGGTTCGACGGTCGCCGAGTACGCCGAGCTGGCGCGCATCCTCTCCGCCGCCGAAGGGGTGGCGGCGATCGAGATCAATATCTCGTGCCCCAATATCAACGAGGGCGGACATACGTTCGGCTGCAGCACCAGCGGTGTCGGCGACGTCGTGCGGGCCGTCCGCGCCGCGACCCGACTGCCGATTATCCCCAAGCTGACACCGAACGTGACCGACATCGCCTTGATGGCCCGTGCGGCCGAAGACGCCGGGGCGGACGCGGTGTCACTGGTCAACACTTTTCTGGCGATGGCGATCGATGTCGAGACGCGGCGGCCCCTTCTGTCGAATGTGGTGGGCGGACTGAGCGGACCCGCGATCCGGCCGATCGCGGTTCGGATGGTGTACGAGTGCCGGGAGGCGGTCTCCATTCCGATCATCGGGATGGGGGGGATTGCGAGCGCCCGCGACGTCGCGGAATTCCTGATCGCCGGAGCCAGCGCGGTTCAGGTGGGAACGGCGAACTTCGAGGAT
This genomic window from Acidobacteriota bacterium contains:
- a CDS encoding dihydroorotate dehydrogenase electron transfer subunit, which translates into the protein MLPTPRFTRMTRGKTHRTYTRAVLPPLDVDAAVLANHRLSGIYNILELDAPAIAERTGPGQFVMVKRALGQDPLLRRPFSVFEVLRDGDGTVRGLSLLSKAIGTVTRELFAIEPGDRIRCLGPLGRSFTLVNPPVAAWMVAGGVGLAPFATLAEQLRERGVETALFYGGRSADDLYRIPFFEQLGVRVVLTTEDGTRGEAGRVTVPLRRELAAAAAGRRPVQVYACGPTPMMRAVAELTATVGAEGRFGLEVSLEPVMGCGMGGCYSCVVPVTGNGSRFVRGCVDGPVFEGTRVAWADLT
- a CDS encoding dihydroorotate dehydrogenase, with product MGRPDLSIDVGGLRLTNPIIAASGCFGYGVEYAHLVDLASLGGVAVKGLFLEPRDGHPPPRIVETPAGMLNAIGLQGIGVHRFVDEKLPALRDAGATVIVNICGSTVAEYAELARILSAAEGVAAIEINISCPNINEGGHTFGCSTSGVGDVVRAVRAATRLPIIPKLTPNVTDIALMARAAEDAGADAVSLVNTFLAMAIDVETRRPLLSNVVGGLSGPAIRPIAVRMVYECREAVSIPIIGMGGIASARDVAEFLIAGASAVQVGTANFEDPGIWPKLTTGLLEYLERHEFAGVDELVGTVDLTGRDTAWVSS